The following are from one region of the Papaver somniferum cultivar HN1 unplaced genomic scaffold, ASM357369v1 unplaced-scaffold_132, whole genome shotgun sequence genome:
- the LOC113333152 gene encoding bromodomain-containing protein 9-like codes for MGKIVEKTKKKKGRPSLLDLQKRKQLEEKKQQNSKLKHQTQNSISHIKTPIQHTTPNPKSHSNRRSTRRNPTTTDANLVTKYSEEDEEDDEENDEEDEDDEDEDDENKTKREKKLNLVLQSTPPSKNKKSSVNSPDLQSNPYAYNSDDDDENGETPFKKRKINAADHHNSSEKEEKANPTLKAKETFSGTILESGSTTPLPEQALLVFILDRLQKKDTYGVYAEPVDLDELPDYLEIVDEPMDFGTVRKKLSSGAYSCLEQFEKDVFLICSNAMQYNSSDTVYFRQARSIQELAKKTFENLRQDSDDNEPEQKVVRRGRPPLKNLKKQFIKLSSERAGSEFSDTTAVPGRDNSTWFNSHDLRKGPLTDNSSLDDGSGRVSHSTRNNEAHINFVAEQKTDWNEEFPDYTLKGISMKFGKKHFVLDENRRNTYKNSYPAAGGNELSLFATFDGEKRHLMAVGIHTEHGFSRSLARFAANLGPVVWKVASKKIEKSLPGGIKFGPGWVGENDRPPKQAPLLVPSSQSLPLQSPICQSTNSSPCARTVGATGERLLLKPEPSCNSSSDVLPNRTFASSSSDGGLNVINSGSGGMRPNPQFQIHQSAGFKHPISGVNGAHGFNLTACQMNKMVRPTRPQQISTEAPTNSQTEDSVSRSSSHFVQSIPATTHLEKTSGTIDSSRCIQRLPTMHKKTEPVPPDLNVRFQSPGSPSSGVRVDSPQPDLALQL; via the exons ATGGGTAAGATAGtggagaagacgaagaagaagaaaggaagacCATCTCTATTAGATCTCCAGAAGAGAAAACAACttgaggaaaagaaacaacaaaattctAAACTTAAGCACCAAACACAAAACTCAATTTCACATATCAAAACTCCAATTCAACATACAACACCTAACCCTAAATCTCATTCTAATCGTCGATCTACTCGTAGAAACCCAACTACTACTGATGCCAATTTAGTGACCAAATATtctgaagaagatgaggaagatgatgaagaaaatgatgaggaggatgaggatgatgaagatgaagatgacgagaACAAgacaaagagggaaaaaaaactTAATCTTGTTCTTCAATCAACACCACCTtcgaaaaataaaaaatcatctgTAAATTCACCTGATTTACAGTCTAATCCTTACGCTTACAATTCAGATGATGACGATGAAAACGGTGAAACTCCATTCAAGAAACGAAAAATCAATGCTGCTGATCATCACAATTCTTCTGAAAAG GAAGAGAAAGCAAACCCAACATTGAAGGCTAAGGAAACCTTTTCAG GCACTATATTGGAGTCTGGGTCCACAACACCTTTACCGGAGCAAGCATTGTTGGTGTTTATCCTTGACAGGCTTCAAAA GAAAGACACTTATGGCGTGTATGCTGAACCTGTAGACCTGGATGAG CTTCCTGATTATCTTGAGATCGTAGATGAACCAATGGATTTTGGAACAGTTAGGAAGAAATTGTCTAGTGGAGCTTATAGTTGCTTAGAACAATTTGAG AAAGATGTCTTTCTAATATGTTCAAATGCGATGCAGTATAATTCATCGGACACGGTTTACTTTCGTCag GCACGGTCCATACAAGAGTTAGCAAAGAAAACCTTTGAGAACTTAAGACAGGACAGTGATGATAACGAACCAGAACAAAAAGTTGTAAGGAGGGGTAGACCTCCCTTAAAGAACCTGAAAAAGCAATTCATCAAGCTCTCCTCCGAGCGTGCTGGATCAGAGTTTTCAGATACAACTGCAGTTCCTGGTAGAGATAACAGTACATGGTTTAATTCACATGATTTGAGAAAAGGCCCTCTTACAGATAATTCTAGCCTTGATGATGGATCAGGAAGGGTTTCTCACAGTACTCGAAACAATGAAGCTCATATTAATTTTGTAGCGGAGCAAAAAACTGATTGGAACGAGGAATTTCCAG ATTATACATTAAAGGGGATCTCTATGAAGTTCGGAAAGAAGCATTTTGTTTTAGATGAGAACCGTCGTAACACTTATAAGAACTCGTATCCAGCAGCGGGTGGAAACGAGCTATCACTGTTTGCTACCTTCGATGGAGAAAAGAGACATCTAATGGCT GTGGGAATTCACACTGAACATGGATTTTCTAGAAGTTTGGCTAGATTTGCAGCAAATCTTGGCCCGGTAGTCTGGAAAGTCGCGTCCAAGAAGATTGAAAAGTCATTGCCGGGTGGAATAAAGTTTGGTCCTGGATGGGTTGGAGAAAACGACAGGCCACCCAAACAAGCTCCATTATTAGTGCCCTCATCACAGTCGTTGCCGCTTCAGTCTCCTATATGTCAATCTACTAATTCATCTCCTTGTGCGCGCACTGTTGGTGCTACAGGAGAAAGATTACTGTTGAAGCCAGAACCTTCATGTAACTCCTCGTCGGATGTCCTTCCGAACAGAACTTTCGCTTCATCATCGTCGGATGGTGGGCTTAATGTGATCAACAGTGGCAGTGGTGGGATGAGGCCAAACCCTCAATTTCAGATTCATCAGAGTGCTGGATTTAAGCACCCTATCAGTGGTGTTAATGGTGCACATGGGTTTAACTTAACAGCCTGTCAGATGAATAAAATGGTTAGACCAACTCGACCCCAGCAAATCAGTACAGAAGCTCCAACAAATTCTCAAACCGAAGATTCAGTTTCCAGGAGCAGCAGTCACTTTGTCCAGTCAATACCCGCAACAACTCATTTGGAGAAAACATCTGGTACGATAGATTCAAGCAGATGTATACAGAGACTGCCCACGATGCACAAGAAAACGGAACCAGTGCCTCCTGACCTGAATGTCAGATTCCAGTCTCCTGGCTCTCCAAGTTCTGGTGTGCGAGTTGATTCACCGCAGCCAGATTTAGCGTTACAGCTCTGA
- the LOC113333385 gene encoding protein RKD5-like: MCEAKEVCTLNSTRKVHSFDLNCLPEDSDEEQTDKSVSDKKVRRRKRAAPADIAKITMDDLVKYFDVTINEAANSLNVGLTALKRKCRELGIPRWPHRKIKSLGTLIHNLQEEAERQEQVSKAAALAVVRRQRMLESEKEYIEKKPFVQLQTETKRFRQDIFKRRHIIKAKNNTVKKTRKRRKRKSINNITNISHQNTSTTTNNNSNNTEDNSSNNSNSTRWANDNNINNSTTTATNNNTNTTTSNNSRSSSSSTDSTKTTYYQFIPSAT, encoded by the exons ATGTGTGAAGCGAAGGAAGTTTGTACACTGAATTCAACTAGAAAGGTCCATTCTTTTGATCTGAATTGTCTTCCTGAAGATTCGGATGAAGAACAGACAGACAAAAGTGTATCAG ATAAAAAGGTGAGGAGAAGAAAGAGGGCGGCGCCAGCAGACATAGCTAAAATTACTATGGATGATCTTGTCAAGTACTTTGATGTTACAATCAATGAAGCTGCAAATAGTCTGAATGTTGGACTCACGGCACTCAAGAGGAAGTGCAGAGAACTTGGAATTCCTCGATGGCCGCATAGGAAGATCAAATCCCTTGGCACCCTCATCCATAATCTTCAG GAAGAAGCGGAGAGACAGGAGCAAGTTAGTAAAGCTGCAGCATTGGCAGTGGTGAGAAGGCAGAGGATGTTGGAGAGTGaaaaagaatatatagagaagaaaCCTTTTGTGCAGTTACAAACTGAGACCAAGAGATTCAGGCAAGATATTTTTAAGAGAAGACACATAATTAAAGCTAAGAACAACACTGTCAAAAAAAccagaaagagaagaaaaagaaagagcatCAACAACATCACTAACATCAGCCACCAAaacaccagcaccaccaccaacaacaatagCAACAACACTGaagacaacagcagcaacaacagtaaTAGCACCCGCTGGGCTAATGACAACAACATTAACAATAGCACCACTACTGCTACCAACAACAACACGAATACCACAACCAGCAACAATAGCAGAAGCAGTAGCAGTAGCACCGACAGCACTAAAACTACATATTATCAGTTTATACCGTCAGCAACTTAA
- the LOC113333384 gene encoding glycosyltransferase family 92 protein Os08g0121900-like isoform X2, with amino-acid sequence MFRKVRLCFLCICSIIICVLIFFSIDQYSRANFNQELMRNLHNTISITREPSSSQRKDADEVFPEQQNRVHDTVIIPDFEILVMVSPDHNQFSSLDVGDNIYCLFQNNSTSPAKSTGVLPSSGSKIFKCSIPENLRDLKSIHPPILTTSPEDYSLSSSSDESLEKKEVFRCLHPTETEILGLGDEKIRVSLQVKDWVVPSVAYYTPPARNLVFPEKKLLCASTMVYNVSKFLREWVIYHSKLGIDKFIFYDNGSEDGLQNVVDGLRGDYNVDIEKIGQVEIFCYEFGPSNQKVHPVEGVTQGYTCRRRILNRHESIVLLDAIDTSLYNVIHHFELKDGFHVRKMSSRDAAVNHYKYQAWSEFQAKFKRRVSAYVADWTDPVNPMSKDRTPGLGFEPVEPKDWGTRFCEVEDTGLKMLTQKWFGLVSSEGHKMVWQDA; translated from the exons ATGTTTAGAAAAGTCAGACTATGTTTTCTCTGTATTTGCTCCATTATTATATGCGTATTGATCTTTTTTTCTATCGATCAATATTCTCGAGCAAATTTCAATCAAGAACTCATGCGTAATCTGCATAACACAATTTCAATTACTCGGGAGCCTTCCAGTAGTCAACGGAAGGATGCTGATGAAGTTTTTCCAGAACAGCAAAATCGAGTCCATGATACAGTGATCATAcctgattttgaaattttggttATGGTTTCACCTGATCATAACCAATTTTCATCATTAGATGTTGGTGATAATATTTATTGTTTGTTCCAAAATAATTCGACTTCCCCAGCTAAATCCACAGGAGTATTACCTTCTTCCGGAAGTAAGATATTCAAGTGTAGTATTCCGGAGAACTTACGTGATTTGAAATCAATTCACCCGCCAATTCTTACGACATCACCGGAAGATTAttctttatcatcatcatcagacgAGTCATTGGAGAAGAAG GAGGTATTTCGTTGTTTGCACCCAACGGAGACTGAAATTCTTGGTTTAGGAGATGAGAAGATCAGAGTTTCCCTCCAAGTAAAAGACTGGGTTGTTCCATCCGTGGCATATTACACACCACCGGCGCGTAATTTAGTTTTTCCAGAAAAGAAACTATTATGCGCGTCTACTATGGTGTACAACGTGAGTAAGTTTTTGAGAGAATGGGTTATTTATCATTCAAAACTAGGAATTGACAAGTTTATATTTTATGATAATGGTAGTGAAGATGGTTTGCAAAACGTTGTTGACGGACTCAGAGGAGATTATAATGTTGATATTGAG AAAATTGGTCAAGTAGAGATTTTTTGTTATGAATTTGGTCCGTCTAATCAGAAAGTACACCCGGTTGAGGGGGTTACTCAAGGATACACATGTAGAAGACGGATATTGAACAGGCATGAATCGATTGTATTACTAGATGCGATTGATACATCTTTGTATAATGTGATACACCATTTTGAGTTAAAAGATGGGTTTCATGTGAGAAAAATGTCATCTAGAGATGCAGCGGTTAATCATTACAAGTATCAAGCGTGGTCTGAATTTCAAGCAAAGTTTAAAAGAAGAGTGTCCGCTTACGTTGCAGATTGGACAGACCCGGTGAacccaatgtccaaggatcggaCCCCAGGTTTAGGATTCGAACCAGTTGAGCCAAAAGATTGGGGTACACGGTTCTGCGAGGTCGAAGATACGGGCCTGAAAATGCTCACTCAAAAATGGTTTGGGCTGGTTTCTTCCGAGGGGCATAAAATGGTTTGGCAAGATGCCTAA
- the LOC113333384 gene encoding glycosyltransferase family 92 protein RCOM_0530710-like isoform X1, translated as MFRKVRLCFLCICSIIICVLIFFSIDQYSRANFNQELMRNLHNTISITREPSSSQRKDADEVFPEQQNRVHDTVIIPDFEILVMVSPDHNQFSSLDVGDNIYCLFQNNSTSPAKSTGVLPSSGSKIFKCSIPENLRDLKSIHPPILTTSPEDYSLSSSSDESLEKKEVFRCLHPTETEILGLGDEKIRVSLQVKDWVVPSVAYYTPPARNLVFPEKKLLCASTMVYNVSKFLREWVIYHSKLGIDKFIFYDNGSEDGLQNVVDGLRGDYNVDIEVIFWPWPKTQEAGFSHSAIRSRDSCTWMMYTDIDEYVFSPKWVNSLEPSSDMLTSLLPSNNISSLSFQKIGQVEIFCYEFGPSNQKVHPVEGVTQGYTCRRRILNRHESIVLLDAIDTSLYNVIHHFELKDGFHVRKMSSRDAAVNHYKYQAWSEFQAKFKRRVSAYVADWTDPVNPMSKDRTPGLGFEPVEPKDWGTRFCEVEDTGLKMLTQKWFGLVSSEGHKMVWQDA; from the exons ATGTTTAGAAAAGTCAGACTATGTTTTCTCTGTATTTGCTCCATTATTATATGCGTATTGATCTTTTTTTCTATCGATCAATATTCTCGAGCAAATTTCAATCAAGAACTCATGCGTAATCTGCATAACACAATTTCAATTACTCGGGAGCCTTCCAGTAGTCAACGGAAGGATGCTGATGAAGTTTTTCCAGAACAGCAAAATCGAGTCCATGATACAGTGATCATAcctgattttgaaattttggttATGGTTTCACCTGATCATAACCAATTTTCATCATTAGATGTTGGTGATAATATTTATTGTTTGTTCCAAAATAATTCGACTTCCCCAGCTAAATCCACAGGAGTATTACCTTCTTCCGGAAGTAAGATATTCAAGTGTAGTATTCCGGAGAACTTACGTGATTTGAAATCAATTCACCCGCCAATTCTTACGACATCACCGGAAGATTAttctttatcatcatcatcagacgAGTCATTGGAGAAGAAG GAGGTATTTCGTTGTTTGCACCCAACGGAGACTGAAATTCTTGGTTTAGGAGATGAGAAGATCAGAGTTTCCCTCCAAGTAAAAGACTGGGTTGTTCCATCCGTGGCATATTACACACCACCGGCGCGTAATTTAGTTTTTCCAGAAAAGAAACTATTATGCGCGTCTACTATGGTGTACAACGTGAGTAAGTTTTTGAGAGAATGGGTTATTTATCATTCAAAACTAGGAATTGACAAGTTTATATTTTATGATAATGGTAGTGAAGATGGTTTGCAAAACGTTGTTGACGGACTCAGAGGAGATTATAATGTTGATATTGAGGTAATATTTTGGCCTTGGCCTAAGACACAAGAAGCTGGTTTCTCACATTCTGCTATACGTTCTCGAGATTCTTGTACATGGATGATGTACACTGATATTGATGAGTATGTATTTTCCCCAAAATGGGTGAATTCATTAGAACCATCATCtgatatgttgacatctttattGCCGAGTAATAATATCTCTTCATTGTCGTTTCAGAAAATTGGTCAAGTAGAGATTTTTTGTTATGAATTTGGTCCGTCTAATCAGAAAGTACACCCGGTTGAGGGGGTTACTCAAGGATACACATGTAGAAGACGGATATTGAACAGGCATGAATCGATTGTATTACTAGATGCGATTGATACATCTTTGTATAATGTGATACACCATTTTGAGTTAAAAGATGGGTTTCATGTGAGAAAAATGTCATCTAGAGATGCAGCGGTTAATCATTACAAGTATCAAGCGTGGTCTGAATTTCAAGCAAAGTTTAAAAGAAGAGTGTCCGCTTACGTTGCAGATTGGACAGACCCGGTGAacccaatgtccaaggatcggaCCCCAGGTTTAGGATTCGAACCAGTTGAGCCAAAAGATTGGGGTACACGGTTCTGCGAGGTCGAAGATACGGGCCTGAAAATGCTCACTCAAAAATGGTTTGGGCTGGTTTCTTCCGAGGGGCATAAAATGGTTTGGCAAGATGCCTAA
- the LOC113333384 gene encoding glycosyltransferase family 92 protein RCOM_0530710-like isoform X3 yields MFRKVRLCFLCICSIIICVLIFFSIDQYSRANFNQELMRNLHNTISITREPSSSQRKDADEVFPEQQNRVHDTVIIPDFEILVMVSPDHNQFSSLDVGDNIYCLFQNNSTSPAKSTGVLPSSGSKIFKCSIPENLRDLKSIHPPILTTSPEDYSLSSSSDESLEKKEVFRCLHPTETEILGLGDEKIRVSLQVKDWVVPSVAYYTPPARNLVFPEKKLLCASTMVYNVSKFLREWVIYHSKLGIDKFIFYDNGSEDGLQNVVDGLRGDYNVDIEVIFWPWPKTQEAGFSHSAIRSRDSCTWMMYTDIDEKLVK; encoded by the exons ATGTTTAGAAAAGTCAGACTATGTTTTCTCTGTATTTGCTCCATTATTATATGCGTATTGATCTTTTTTTCTATCGATCAATATTCTCGAGCAAATTTCAATCAAGAACTCATGCGTAATCTGCATAACACAATTTCAATTACTCGGGAGCCTTCCAGTAGTCAACGGAAGGATGCTGATGAAGTTTTTCCAGAACAGCAAAATCGAGTCCATGATACAGTGATCATAcctgattttgaaattttggttATGGTTTCACCTGATCATAACCAATTTTCATCATTAGATGTTGGTGATAATATTTATTGTTTGTTCCAAAATAATTCGACTTCCCCAGCTAAATCCACAGGAGTATTACCTTCTTCCGGAAGTAAGATATTCAAGTGTAGTATTCCGGAGAACTTACGTGATTTGAAATCAATTCACCCGCCAATTCTTACGACATCACCGGAAGATTAttctttatcatcatcatcagacgAGTCATTGGAGAAGAAG GAGGTATTTCGTTGTTTGCACCCAACGGAGACTGAAATTCTTGGTTTAGGAGATGAGAAGATCAGAGTTTCCCTCCAAGTAAAAGACTGGGTTGTTCCATCCGTGGCATATTACACACCACCGGCGCGTAATTTAGTTTTTCCAGAAAAGAAACTATTATGCGCGTCTACTATGGTGTACAACGTGAGTAAGTTTTTGAGAGAATGGGTTATTTATCATTCAAAACTAGGAATTGACAAGTTTATATTTTATGATAATGGTAGTGAAGATGGTTTGCAAAACGTTGTTGACGGACTCAGAGGAGATTATAATGTTGATATTGAGGTAATATTTTGGCCTTGGCCTAAGACACAAGAAGCTGGTTTCTCACATTCTGCTATACGTTCTCGAGATTCTTGTACATGGATGATGTACACTGATATTGATGA AAAATTGGTCAAGTAG